DNA sequence from the Leptospirillum ferrooxidans C2-3 genome:
ACCTTTTCCCGCATGCCGAGCTGATGGAAAAAGCTTCCGAGGGGGAAAGCTATGTTGGCCCTAGAGGTCTGACGCTTACTCCATTTCGCCCCACTCTCAGGGAAACCCTTTCCCACATGAAAAGACGGACCCAGGTCATCTATCCAAAGGATCAGGGTTTGATCCTGATGTGGGGAGAGATCCGTCCCGGGCTCAGGATCCTTGAGTCAGGAATTGGTGCCGGAGCCCTGACACTAAGCCTTCTTCGCATGTCTGCGCCGGGTGGGGAGGTCGTATCCCTCGAGAAGCGCGAAGAACACGCATCGGAGGCGATGAGTAATTTGCGCAGAATGGTTCCGGAACTGATGGGGAACCACAAACTCCTGATCGGCTCATATGGTGATCCCGGATGGGAAGAGTCTGTTCCCGGTGTTTTTGATCGTGTCGTTCTCGATTTGCCCGAGCCATGGGAAGGCCTTTCCGGTCTTGCCAAAAAGCTTCGCCCGGGTGGCATTCTGGTTTCCTGGATGCCGACTCCGCTTCAGGTCCATACCCTTTCCAACCGATTGAAGGATTCCGGGGACTTTCACCTTGTACAGACCGTTGAGGCGATTGTCAGGGACTGGGAGTTTGGTCCGACATCGGTTCGTCCTGCCCATCGTATCGTTGGTCATACGGGCTATCTCACCATGGCAAGACGTGCGGCCCCCGGTATCCCTTATATTGCATGGGAACCTTCCTTCTAATCAGTTTCTTTCCAAAAGCCCGGACGAAAAATCCGTCACTCATTCTTTCCTGATCCGGATGTGTTCTTGTCCTGTTGCTCCGGAATGGAGCAGGAAGCATTGGCAAGATCAGGACAAATCCAGGATAACCGTCCGAGATGGTTACTCAAGATCCAACTCTAGGTCCTCAATAGCCATCAAGCCGTTTCTATTCCCTTCTGGGCTTATATGCCACCAATCAGGTGATATCGTTTCTTGCTGAGCTCAGGAAGACATGATTATCGATTGATTTTTTTTATCTAAAGATCCTTCTATCCATTCTGATCTTCTCTGGTTGAAAACAGAATCGGTCAGGTATAGACTGGAACTGGAGTTTCACGGGTGAACCTCCGCGTTATCTTTGTTTGTTCAGGGGTCGCTTTGCAGAGCGGCTCCTGATTTTAAGAATATAAAAGTTTATGGTTTATTTTTTTCGTCGGTCAAATCCTTATAATATCAAGGAATCTTCCCTAAGATTCGATCCTCTTCCTCTAGAGCTCTTCCACAAAGGAGTTGCTCTTCTCTTTGTACAAACTCCGATCTCGTCATATCAATGATGACTTGGTTTTTCCTTAAGCTTTTG
Encoded proteins:
- a CDS encoding tRNA (adenine-N1)-methyltransferase — encoded protein: MKKIFPPPIVSGRKPAYNPPMPFLAGESLILYDNRGRAYVIPELIPGKVFNLDGHLFPHAELMEKASEGESYVGPRGLTLTPFRPTLRETLSHMKRRTQVIYPKDQGLILMWGEIRPGLRILESGIGAGALTLSLLRMSAPGGEVVSLEKREEHASEAMSNLRRMVPELMGNHKLLIGSYGDPGWEESVPGVFDRVVLDLPEPWEGLSGLAKKLRPGGILVSWMPTPLQVHTLSNRLKDSGDFHLVQTVEAIVRDWEFGPTSVRPAHRIVGHTGYLTMARRAAPGIPYIAWEPSF